In the Candidatus Margulisiibacteriota bacterium genome, one interval contains:
- a CDS encoding membrane lipoprotein lipid attachment site-containing protein, whose translation MKKILFILFLPIMLILTGCQTNMVVNNVDVKTLSPLLTDYALLNGYKILYRNENTGAYRIYLGQMYIPAQLETYKEKTTQLNTKDIQHDLTKYEETTFKAISQKDQYVDLVVMVRLFNQNNDVKMTIESDGEYYYQPTATQGNKLKRYLENSGYAVTIQ comes from the coding sequence ACTGGTTGCCAAACAAATATGGTTGTTAACAATGTAGACGTTAAAACTCTCTCACCACTTCTAACAGACTATGCCTTGCTCAATGGTTACAAGATTCTATATCGCAACGAAAACACAGGCGCCTATCGCATCTACTTAGGACAAATGTACATCCCTGCTCAACTGGAAACTTACAAAGAAAAAACAACTCAGCTCAACACAAAAGACATCCAGCATGACTTAACTAAATATGAAGAAACTACCTTTAAAGCAATCAGCCAAAAGGACCAATACGTAGACTTAGTTGTCATGGTTAGACTATTTAATCAAAATAATGACGTAAAAATGACAATCGAGTCAGATGGTGAATACTACTATCAGCCAACCGCAACTCAAGGGAATAAACTGAAACGATACTTGGAAAATTCAGGATATGCTGTAACAATACAATAG